From Lycium ferocissimum isolate CSIRO_LF1 chromosome 12, AGI_CSIRO_Lferr_CH_V1, whole genome shotgun sequence, one genomic window encodes:
- the LOC132039182 gene encoding uncharacterized protein LOC132039182, with translation MIAKVLASRIQKIIASIISNTQAGFIPSKRASDNVYDKSGSPKSDDSVEWIYIEQVMEDLGFPARFFYWVRECVKIASRGLRQGDPMSPFLFAIAMEYLSRHLTDPSSKKEFKHHLKCSKLKIMMIYFFFSRGDPKAVGLLHDRFVLFTKTSGLQAKMAKSSAYFGGVDISIRTIILQQLGRAQLIKTLFGVQSYWAQIFMLPAKVLKTIKAYCRSYIWSGANMITKRALISWERMCLQLAAGGFKLTNPKIWNKTTIAKVYGNLEHKEDKLWIQWIHSYYIKGRQVNDIPIPQQASWMVRKIIESRGFVSQGHKGTKWYKKRKRAEYESTLRHRKCELRPHTKDREFPERLSKCSSMQRVYGIVNSVMLPHIPPQNN, from the exons ATGATAGCTAAAGTACTAGCTTCCAGAATCCAAAAGATTATAGCTTCTATTATTAGCAATACTCAAGCAGGATTTATTCCTAGTAAAAGGGCCTCTGATAAT GTTTATGATAAAAGTGGATCTCCAAAAAGCGACGACTCTGTTGAGTGGATTTATATTGAGCAAGTGATGGAAGATTTGGGGTTCCCAGCAAGGTTTTTCTATTGGGTTAGGGAATGTGTAAAAATA GCTTCAAGAGGGTTGAGACAGGGTGACCCAATGTCCCCGTTTCTCTTTGCAATTGCGATGGAGTATCTTAGCAGACACCTAACTGATCCCAGTTCAAAGAAAGAATTTAAACATCACCTAAAATGTTCAAAGCtgaaaattatgatgatttacttctttttttctagAGGTGATCCTAAAGCAGTGGGGCTTCTACATGATAGATTTGTACTCTTCACCAAAACTTCAGGGCTTCAAGCCAAAATGGCAAAGAGTAGTGCTTATTTTGGAGGTGTAGATATTTCTATCAGGACAATAATCTTGCAACAGTTAG GTAGGGCACAACTTATAAAAACGTTGTTTGGAGTTCAATCATACTGGGCTCAAATTTTTATGCTACCAGCTAAGGTGCTCAAAACCATCAAAGCCTACTGTCGAAGTTATATCTGGTCTGGGGCTAATATGATCACTAAAAGAGCCCTGATCTCATGGGAAAGAATGTGTCTACAACTGGCTGCTGGGGGATTCAAGCTCACTAATCCCAAAATCTGGAATAAGACTACCATTGCTAAAGTCTACGGGAATTTGGAGCATAAAGAAGACAAATTGTGGATACAATGGATTCACTCTTACTACATCAAGGGACGACAAGTGAATGACATTCCTATACCACAACAAGCAAGTTGGATGGTGAGGAAAATAATCGAATCCAGAG GTTTTGTGAGTCAAGGGCACAAAGGAACAAAATGGtataaaaagaggaaaagagCTGAATATGAGAGCACTCTGCGGCACCGCAAGTGCGAATTGCGGCCGCATACTAAGGACAGAGAATTTCCAGAGAGGTTGTCAAAATGCAGCAGTATGCAACGTGTATACGGTATCGTAAACTCAGTTATGCTGCCGCATATTCCACCTCAGAACAACTAG